Proteins encoded by one window of Emticicia oligotrophica DSM 17448:
- a CDS encoding QcrA and Rieske domain-containing protein has protein sequence MNETSNTNIDTINSIEQNKTNQTIDRKEFMKQVGLSFGAIMLMNCLQSCGDGGDIPDPNPTNTTGKVDFTINLNDAANAALKTKGNYLVIKAQNVIIARVNDTNGTFLAVDSRCTHEQTTINYRSSSNDFYCPNHGSTFSSTGAVTKGPASLALTRFNTSFDATNNTLRVFA, from the coding sequence ATGAACGAAACTTCGAACACAAACATCGACACAATCAATTCTATAGAACAGAACAAAACTAATCAAACAATTGATAGAAAAGAGTTTATGAAACAAGTTGGCCTTAGCTTTGGGGCAATCATGCTCATGAATTGTCTTCAATCTTGCGGGGATGGTGGAGATATTCCAGACCCTAATCCAACAAATACAACAGGTAAAGTCGATTTTACAATAAATCTCAATGACGCAGCCAATGCGGCTTTGAAAACTAAAGGTAATTACTTAGTAATCAAAGCACAAAATGTAATTATTGCTCGTGTAAATGATACAAACGGTACTTTTCTTGCAGTTGATTCAAGATGTACGCATGAACAGACTACAATAAACTATCGTTCGTCTTCAAATGATTTTTATTGTCCTAATCATGGCTCAACATTTTCTTCAACTGGAGCTGTTACCAAAGGACCTGCTTCTTTAGCTCTTACTCGATTTAACACTTCTTTCGATGCAACTAATAATACTCTGAGAGTTTTTGCTTAA
- a CDS encoding AMP-binding protein produces MIFLERDGTHINTLPNNPYYEKVLKFKKAWESGQETFEVHTSGSTGTPKKITLHRKQMIDSVKMTAKAFDLEEGDTAFCCLNIDYIAGMMMLVRAFEIGMDLVVVEPSSNPFETIEKHLYILKSNRGRNFFAFVPLQIQTLLESKPIFTEILNSAKAIIIGGAAVNEHILEKVQMLFPPVYVTYGMTETITHVAIKRINGSEKDDFFNTLDGVDIQLNDENCLMIKSKTTNNEWITTNDVAEIINGSSFILHGRIDNVINSGGVKIQLEKIDKVAELVLKRIQEPEKVLNRYFVFSLPDEKLGERLIFVLEKEPNKQFPSKDDALKVDILQAFKEILPKFEAPKEVFFVEKLIETPTGKIDKIKTINAYVLPQISNG; encoded by the coding sequence ATGATTTTTTTAGAAAGAGATGGTACGCACATCAATACGCTACCAAATAATCCATATTACGAAAAAGTATTAAAATTCAAAAAGGCTTGGGAATCTGGTCAAGAAACTTTTGAAGTGCATACCTCGGGTTCGACTGGAACCCCCAAAAAAATTACTCTTCACCGTAAACAAATGATTGATTCGGTGAAAATGACTGCCAAAGCTTTTGATTTAGAAGAGGGAGATACGGCTTTTTGTTGTTTAAACATCGATTATATAGCAGGGATGATGATGCTCGTTCGAGCATTTGAAATCGGAATGGATTTGGTAGTTGTTGAGCCAAGTTCAAATCCGTTTGAGACGATTGAAAAGCATTTGTATATTTTAAAATCTAATCGTGGTAGAAATTTCTTTGCATTTGTTCCTTTACAAATTCAAACTCTACTCGAAAGCAAACCAATTTTTACAGAAATTTTAAATTCTGCAAAAGCTATCATTATCGGCGGGGCAGCAGTCAATGAGCACATTCTTGAAAAAGTTCAAATGCTTTTCCCACCAGTATATGTAACCTATGGGATGACTGAGACCATTACTCATGTAGCCATTAAAAGAATAAATGGCTCTGAAAAAGATGATTTCTTCAATACTTTAGATGGCGTTGATATTCAACTCAACGATGAAAATTGCTTAATGATTAAGTCGAAAACGACTAATAATGAATGGATTACAACCAATGATGTTGCAGAAATAATCAATGGAAGTAGTTTTATCTTGCATGGTAGAATTGATAATGTCATCAATAGTGGGGGGGTAAAGATTCAATTAGAAAAAATTGATAAAGTGGCCGAACTTGTATTAAAAAGAATTCAAGAACCTGAAAAAGTCTTAAATAGGTATTTTGTATTTAGTTTACCTGATGAAAAATTAGGTGAAAGATTAATTTTTGTCTTGGAGAAAGAACCCAATAAGCAATTTCCAAGTAAAGATGATGCTCTTAAGGTAGATATTTTGCAGGCATTCAAAGAAATATTGCCTAAATTTGAAGCTCCAAAAGAAGTATTTTTTGTAGAAAAATTAATTGAAACTCCAACCGGAAAAATTGATAAAATTAAAACGATAAATGCCTACGTTCTCCCTCAAATATCAAACGGCTGA
- a CDS encoding helix-turn-helix transcriptional regulator: MSLISNNLKYLRRINGLTQEQFARRIGTKRANVGAYEESRAIPPVDLLKIIANTFGITVDDFVKRDIRKLRETPDLTFGFESKPFYGNVPEESVLKEIDPFDIPINNLPNFEEKPFHSTPPPKDFDNYSVPAIGDLMKKFLGENTQSFERHTETKTTENVAQSVTLKPSFEREAPISAPPTTAQQTPFNQTNTGNIQYVRRLQFNEYLVRYSDINFLKTLFSFSIPTLTHGEYRAFEAGEDFSFEGALLIGSLVKNWHEILDGKNYVLVTKSQGIIYRRVYNQVKIKGTLLLSTDNNRFPSSEIPFTDVIETWEIKAFVSNILPEPITPYSKLGTLVDEMKFELERIKK, translated from the coding sequence ATGTCACTCATCAGTAACAACCTAAAGTACTTGCGTCGAATCAATGGATTAACACAAGAACAATTTGCTCGCCGAATTGGCACCAAAAGAGCCAATGTAGGAGCTTATGAAGAATCGAGGGCTATTCCACCAGTAGATTTATTAAAAATCATTGCCAATACATTTGGAATAACTGTAGATGACTTTGTTAAAAGAGATATTCGGAAATTAAGAGAAACACCTGACCTTACTTTTGGCTTCGAATCAAAACCATTTTATGGTAATGTTCCCGAAGAAAGTGTTTTGAAAGAGATTGATCCATTTGATATTCCTATCAATAATTTACCAAATTTTGAAGAAAAACCTTTTCATTCCACTCCTCCACCGAAAGATTTTGATAATTATTCGGTGCCAGCCATTGGAGATTTAATGAAAAAATTTTTGGGCGAAAATACGCAATCATTTGAAAGACATACTGAAACAAAAACTACTGAAAATGTAGCACAAAGCGTTACTCTAAAGCCAAGTTTTGAAAGAGAAGCTCCAATTTCAGCACCACCTACTACGGCACAACAGACACCTTTTAATCAAACCAATACAGGAAATATACAATATGTTCGAAGATTGCAATTCAATGAATATTTGGTTAGATACAGTGATATAAATTTTTTAAAAACACTCTTTTCATTCAGTATACCAACACTAACTCATGGTGAATACCGTGCTTTTGAAGCAGGAGAAGACTTTTCATTTGAAGGGGCTTTGTTAATTGGTTCTTTGGTAAAAAACTGGCATGAAATTCTAGATGGAAAAAATTATGTTCTTGTCACGAAATCACAAGGTATCATTTACCGGAGGGTATATAATCAAGTAAAAATCAAAGGTACTCTCCTACTAAGTACCGATAATAATCGCTTTCCAAGCTCTGAGATTCCATTTACTGATGTCATTGAAACTTGGGAAATTAAAGCTTTTGTTAGTAATATTTTGCCCGAACCAATTACTCCTTACAGTAAATTAGGAACATTGGTAGATGAAATGAAATTTGAATTAGAAAGAATCAAAAAATAA
- a CDS encoding DUF2452 domain-containing protein: MEKNPIDKIKVAENPGLLEYAHNAASAVIRPEDMGKVKGKAQLAMRQQTHDQINKIYKQIELLAQQAKEVQNRIEISERIYDAIIGFEPIIGHVYYLYEKKDGTDLLSMVAPHEWGRKFPYNQFLAKVFLLADHTWKVEFFNDDNRAGTIDLDEMA; the protein is encoded by the coding sequence ATGGAAAAGAATCCAATAGACAAAATAAAGGTCGCTGAAAATCCAGGATTATTAGAATACGCTCATAACGCTGCCAGTGCTGTTATCCGACCAGAGGATATGGGAAAAGTGAAAGGTAAGGCACAATTGGCCATGCGTCAGCAAACCCACGACCAAATTAATAAGATTTACAAGCAAATTGAATTACTAGCCCAGCAAGCCAAAGAAGTTCAAAATCGAATTGAAATATCCGAAAGAATTTATGATGCTATTATTGGATTTGAGCCAATCATTGGCCATGTATATTATCTGTATGAGAAAAAAGATGGAACTGATTTGCTTTCAATGGTAGCACCACATGAATGGGGAAGAAAATTTCCTTATAACCAATTTTTGGCGAAAGTATTTCTTTTAGCTGATCATACTTGGAAAGTAGAATTTTTCAATGACGATAATAGAGCAGGAACCATTGATTTAGATGAAATGGCATAA
- a CDS encoding methionine aminotransferase, giving the protein MQISSKQPNIGTTIFTVMSQLAAETGALNLSQGFPNFNCSPKLIELVNHHMKKGMNQYAPMAGIMPLREAIAQKTADLYQLNYHPNDEITIASGCTEVLYAIMTAIIHKGDEVIVFEPAYDSYVPSIELNGGKAVYVTLSPENNFAIDWNLVKSKITDKTKAIILTTPHNPTGKCFTQNNINSLAAITKNTGIFIISDEVYEHIIFDGRKHWSPSMHPELKERTFVCGSFGKTFHTTGWKLGYCLAPKELTAEFRKAHQWITFSCPTPFQYAFADFLKEPDNYLSVTQFYQEKRDKFNNWLKPSRFDWIPAEGSFFQMVSYKKITDEPDYDLAIKWTKEIGVASIPISVFYSEKIDNKILRFCFAKDDEMLEKAAEKLCKL; this is encoded by the coding sequence ATGCAAATTAGTTCAAAACAACCCAACATTGGAACAACCATTTTCACTGTGATGTCGCAATTAGCCGCTGAAACTGGGGCATTAAACCTTTCACAAGGATTTCCTAATTTCAACTGTTCTCCCAAATTGATTGAATTGGTGAACCATCACATGAAAAAAGGGATGAATCAATATGCTCCAATGGCTGGAATCATGCCTTTACGTGAAGCAATTGCACAAAAAACAGCTGATTTATATCAACTCAATTACCATCCGAATGATGAAATAACCATCGCTTCTGGTTGTACAGAGGTACTTTATGCTATCATGACAGCCATTATTCATAAAGGCGATGAAGTAATTGTTTTTGAGCCTGCATACGATAGTTATGTACCATCTATTGAACTCAATGGTGGAAAAGCAGTTTATGTTACTCTTTCACCTGAAAATAACTTTGCAATTGATTGGAATTTAGTCAAAAGTAAAATAACAGACAAGACCAAAGCCATTATTCTAACAACGCCACACAATCCAACTGGAAAGTGCTTTACTCAAAATAATATAAATTCACTTGCTGCAATCACCAAAAACACAGGTATATTTATTATTTCTGATGAAGTTTATGAACATATAATTTTTGATGGAAGAAAACATTGGTCGCCATCCATGCATCCAGAATTGAAGGAAAGAACTTTTGTATGTGGCTCATTTGGAAAGACTTTTCATACTACTGGTTGGAAGTTAGGTTATTGTCTAGCACCAAAAGAATTAACGGCTGAGTTTCGTAAAGCCCACCAATGGATTACTTTCTCATGCCCAACTCCATTTCAATATGCCTTTGCCGATTTCTTAAAAGAGCCTGATAATTATTTATCAGTCACACAGTTTTACCAAGAAAAACGTGATAAATTCAATAATTGGTTAAAACCTTCAAGATTTGACTGGATACCCGCAGAAGGAAGCTTTTTTCAAATGGTTTCTTACAAGAAAATTACCGATGAGCCTGATTATGATTTAGCTATTAAATGGACTAAAGAAATTGGTGTAGCATCAATTCCTATTTCGGTATTTTATTCGGAGAAAATTGACAATAAAATTTTAAGATTCTGTTTTGCTAAAGATGATGAAATGCTTGAAAAAGCGGCCGAAAAATTATGTAAACTCTGA
- a CDS encoding ABC transporter permease/M1 family aminopeptidase: protein MLKEVLRFEFSYRKNRPATYIYFAILFILCFAAVTSKYVTIGGVAGGQIKENSPFNLAFMTIIMTFFFTFICSAIMGVAVLRDFEHKTESLMFSTTMSKFDYLFGRFIGSYIVLALIYCSIWMAFMFGFSIGKFLPWNPSWKEKTMLAFDAWAYFQPFIVWGLSNLFIQGAIFFAAGALSRSTIVIYTQGIILFVLYQVSDTLLQDIDNKTLSAMLDPFGVRAFSIFTEYWTPAQKNSQIVPLEGILIWNRLAWIGFAIIVLIITYFSFSFNVVRSSLFKKKNKSEEKSKISPELVTIPSVHQFLGFRTNIIQLWKQAIFYFKMVIREVPFIAIVFVGLVDLCVSSFYFQKMYGTSSYPITANVLGLLNGFDMYFLIISVFYSGELIWKERVTNMHLIIDATPVLDWVNLMAKFIGMLLVYIGLLLILILSGILVQAAHGYYNFEILLYFKTLFTSTLAFLILYTLLSFFVQVMANNKFIGFAMMFVFFLTTFFLGAAGIQHPLLMFGSGSLRDYSDMNKYGHFFQTFSWLKLYWLMFVIALFIVSVVLSVRGSEAILKTRLKVGKLRLTRPVLTLGIFVLLAFIGTGCYVFYNTNQINKYESREAAEEKQVQYEKTLKKFEKLAQPKIVDVNLKVEIYPSSRDFIAEGYFWLKNKTDKVISDVHIQNDVRHKMKLETLSFEGGAKANKQYDKFGYVIYTLNKPLAPKDSVKMSFKTKFETNGFVAGQSNTDVVYNGTFFNNLYFPTIGYNDNYEIDDDDTRRKHKLPEKERMMEQNDSIGLSQSLFGDDADYIRFEMVIGTEKDQIAIAPGYLQKSWEVSNRKYFHYKMDVPMCNFYSIVSARYEVKKDKWRNVNLEIYYNKGHEYNLEKMMTSMKASFDYFSKNFTPYQYRQMRIMEFPRYAEFAQSFANTVPFSEGIGFIQKVSDPEEDLDMPFYVTAHELGHQWWGHQAAEANVKGNAMLSETQAQYSALMVMKHAIKPELMQKFLKYELNSYLRGRSSERKKEQPLNMVERQGYIHYRKGSVVMYALQDYIGEEKVNLALRNFLAEWQYPGPDSKNKRYPTSNDLLKYFKEQTPDSLKYIIHDMFETITLFENKTESVTYKELKNKTYEVTLNTKSEKFRADSSGNEKAIPINDWIDIGVYGKDEKGEDKLLFLEKRKITKKDNIFKIIVNQIPSKAGIDPINKLIDRHAEDNNKNVSKSESI from the coding sequence ATGTTAAAAGAAGTTTTAAGGTTCGAGTTTTCATACAGAAAAAATCGACCAGCTACATATATTTATTTTGCAATTCTTTTTATCCTTTGTTTTGCAGCAGTAACTTCAAAATATGTAACTATTGGAGGCGTTGCGGGAGGCCAGATTAAAGAAAATTCTCCTTTTAATTTGGCTTTCATGACCATCATCATGACCTTTTTCTTCACTTTTATTTGCTCTGCAATTATGGGTGTGGCTGTTCTTCGTGATTTCGAGCACAAAACAGAGTCGTTGATGTTCAGCACGACAATGTCGAAATTTGATTATTTATTTGGACGATTCATAGGTTCATATATTGTTTTAGCTCTTATCTATTGTTCAATTTGGATGGCCTTTATGTTTGGCTTTTCAATCGGTAAGTTTTTACCATGGAATCCATCTTGGAAAGAAAAAACAATGCTTGCCTTTGACGCTTGGGCATATTTCCAACCATTTATAGTTTGGGGGCTTTCCAATTTATTCATCCAAGGAGCTATTTTCTTTGCGGCAGGTGCTTTGAGTCGGTCAACTATTGTTATTTATACGCAGGGAATTATTTTATTTGTGTTGTATCAGGTATCAGATACTTTATTGCAAGATATTGATAATAAGACATTATCGGCCATGCTTGACCCATTTGGGGTTCGTGCCTTTAGTATTTTTACAGAATATTGGACACCAGCTCAGAAAAACAGTCAAATTGTGCCTTTGGAAGGAATCTTAATTTGGAATCGGCTTGCTTGGATAGGATTTGCCATCATTGTTCTAATTATTACTTATTTTTCGTTTAGTTTCAATGTTGTTAGAAGTAGCTTATTCAAGAAAAAAAATAAGTCAGAAGAAAAATCGAAAATTTCCCCAGAATTAGTTACGATTCCATCGGTGCATCAATTTTTAGGATTTAGAACCAATATTATACAACTCTGGAAACAAGCCATTTTTTACTTCAAAATGGTGATTAGAGAAGTGCCATTTATTGCTATTGTTTTTGTTGGTTTAGTTGATTTATGCGTTAGTTCATTTTATTTTCAAAAAATGTATGGCACAAGTTCTTATCCAATTACAGCAAATGTTTTGGGTTTATTGAACGGCTTTGATATGTATTTTTTGATTATTTCGGTATTTTATTCAGGTGAATTGATTTGGAAAGAGCGGGTAACAAACATGCACCTCATTATTGATGCAACACCAGTTTTGGATTGGGTAAATTTAATGGCTAAATTTATTGGAATGTTATTAGTTTATATCGGTTTACTATTGATTCTTATTTTATCAGGAATTTTGGTTCAAGCTGCCCACGGATATTATAATTTTGAAATATTACTTTACTTTAAAACGCTATTTACCAGTACTTTAGCCTTTTTAATTCTATATACTTTACTCTCATTTTTTGTACAAGTTATGGCCAACAATAAATTTATTGGATTTGCCATGATGTTTGTATTTTTCTTAACAACCTTCTTTTTAGGGGCTGCGGGCATTCAGCATCCATTGTTGATGTTTGGAAGTGGTAGTTTACGCGATTATTCAGACATGAATAAATACGGCCATTTTTTCCAAACCTTCTCTTGGCTTAAATTATATTGGTTAATGTTTGTAATTGCACTGTTTATTGTATCGGTGGTGCTCTCGGTTAGAGGTTCGGAGGCAATTCTAAAAACTCGATTGAAAGTTGGAAAACTTAGGCTTACAAGACCCGTTCTAACACTTGGAATTTTTGTATTACTAGCATTTATCGGAACAGGGTGTTATGTTTTCTATAATACTAATCAGATTAATAAATATGAATCAAGAGAAGCGGCCGAAGAAAAACAAGTACAATATGAAAAAACGCTAAAAAAATTCGAAAAACTCGCTCAACCTAAAATAGTTGATGTAAATCTAAAAGTTGAAATTTATCCAAGTTCAAGAGATTTTATTGCGGAAGGTTATTTTTGGTTAAAGAACAAAACTGATAAAGTTATTTCAGATGTGCATATTCAAAATGACGTAAGACACAAAATGAAACTTGAAACGCTTAGTTTTGAAGGTGGTGCTAAAGCCAATAAACAATACGATAAATTCGGTTATGTAATTTATACCTTAAATAAACCCTTAGCACCGAAAGACTCTGTCAAAATGTCATTTAAAACTAAGTTTGAGACAAACGGCTTTGTGGCAGGGCAATCAAATACGGATGTTGTTTATAATGGGACTTTCTTCAATAATCTTTATTTCCCAACAATTGGTTATAATGATAATTATGAAATTGATGATGATGATACAAGAAGAAAACATAAATTGCCCGAAAAAGAACGTATGATGGAACAAAATGATTCGATTGGACTATCTCAAAGTTTATTTGGTGATGATGCCGATTACATTCGTTTTGAAATGGTTATTGGTACAGAAAAAGACCAAATTGCTATTGCTCCTGGCTATCTTCAAAAATCTTGGGAAGTAAGTAATCGCAAGTACTTCCATTATAAAATGGATGTACCTATGTGTAATTTTTATTCTATTGTTTCAGCACGATATGAAGTAAAGAAAGATAAATGGAGGAATGTCAACCTTGAAATTTACTATAATAAAGGGCATGAATATAACCTTGAAAAAATGATGACTTCAATGAAGGCTTCATTTGATTATTTCTCTAAAAACTTCACACCATATCAATATCGTCAGATGAGAATTATGGAGTTCCCTCGATATGCAGAATTTGCACAGTCATTTGCCAATACAGTTCCATTCTCAGAGGGAATTGGCTTTATTCAGAAGGTTTCAGACCCGGAGGAAGATTTAGATATGCCTTTCTACGTAACAGCCCACGAATTGGGACATCAATGGTGGGGGCACCAAGCAGCGGAGGCAAATGTCAAAGGCAATGCAATGCTTTCAGAAACACAAGCTCAGTATTCTGCTTTAATGGTTATGAAACATGCTATAAAGCCAGAATTAATGCAGAAGTTTTTGAAATATGAGTTAAATAGCTATCTAAGAGGGCGTTCAAGCGAAAGAAAAAAAGAACAACCCCTAAATATGGTTGAAAGACAAGGGTACATTCATTATCGAAAAGGTTCTGTGGTGATGTATGCCCTTCAAGATTATATTGGCGAAGAAAAGGTAAATTTAGCTTTAAGAAATTTCTTGGCAGAATGGCAATATCCGGGGCCAGATTCTAAGAATAAGCGTTATCCTACAAGTAATGATTTGCTAAAATATTTCAAAGAGCAAACACCTGATTCGTTGAAATATATTATTCACGATATGTTTGAGACGATTACACTTTTTGAAAATAAAACGGAAAGTGTAACCTACAAGGAATTGAAAAATAAAACATATGAGGTAACACTCAATACAAAAAGTGAAAAATTCAGAGCTGATAGTTCGGGCAATGAAAAAGCTATTCCGATAAATGACTGGATTGATATTGGCGTTTATGGAAAAGACGAAAAAGGTGAAGATAAATTATTATTCTTAGAGAAGAGAAAAATCACGAAAAAGGATAATATTTTTAAAATTATTGTGAATCAAATACCTTCTAAGGCAGGTATTGACCCAATCAATAAACTCATTGACCGGCACGCTGAAGATAACAATAAAAATGTTAGCAAATCGGAGAGTATTTAG
- a CDS encoding HD domain-containing protein: protein MDISAVETYIFDKLRQNLSPTLFYHGINHTIDVVNAAQSIATNEGINDEILLKLIKTAALFHDLGFICSYRGHEHESCRIAQLILPQFGYTPEQIDIIIGMIMATKIPQSPKTILEKILADADLDYLGREDYEPTSELLFQELKQREMLRSKEEWVKMQVDFLEKHQYWTKSSNELRNSTKYARLKSLKSLLNKKGDS, encoded by the coding sequence ATGGATATTTCGGCAGTTGAAACATATATATTTGATAAACTAAGACAAAATCTTTCACCGACTTTGTTTTATCATGGCATTAATCACACGATTGATGTAGTTAATGCTGCTCAGTCCATTGCCACTAATGAGGGGATTAATGACGAAATTTTGTTAAAACTAATAAAAACGGCAGCCTTATTTCATGATTTAGGCTTTATATGTTCATACAGAGGGCACGAACATGAAAGTTGTAGAATCGCTCAATTAATTCTACCTCAATTTGGATATACGCCTGAACAAATTGATATTATTATTGGAATGATTATGGCTACAAAAATTCCACAATCTCCCAAAACTATATTAGAGAAGATATTGGCCGATGCTGACCTTGACTATCTCGGTAGAGAAGATTATGAACCTACTTCTGAATTATTATTCCAAGAATTGAAGCAAAGAGAAATGCTTAGAAGTAAGGAGGAGTGGGTAAAAATGCAGGTGGATTTTTTAGAAAAACACCAATATTGGACCAAATCAAGCAATGAATTAAGAAATAGCACTAAATATGCCCGACTTAAGTCTTTAAAATCGCTCTTAAACAAAAAAGGGGATTCGTAA